The Molothrus aeneus isolate 106 chromosome 15, BPBGC_Maene_1.0, whole genome shotgun sequence genome includes a region encoding these proteins:
- the CCNG1 gene encoding cyclin-G1, with protein MIDTPASGGARDPVLELPAMLEQELRAQPRAAGLRLLEAAHDNGLRMTARLRDFEVKDLLSLTQFFGFHTETFSLAVNFLDRFLSKMKVQPKHLGCVGLSCFYLAVKASEEERNVPLATDLIRISQYRFTVSDMMRMEKIILEKLCWKVKAITAFQFLQLYHSFIHENLSCERRKYLNFERLETQLKACHCRIMFSKAKPSVLALSVLALEIEEQKLLELTEPLEFLQLHSKISNRELTFWKELVLKCLTEYSSSKCSKPNVQKLKWIVSGRTARQLKHSYYRITHLPTIPESTS; from the exons ATGATCGATACCCCGGCGAGCGGCGGCGCTCGGGACccggtgctggagctgcccgcgatgctggagcaggagctgcggGCCCAGCCCCGGGCCGCCGGGCTCCGGCTGCTCGAGGCTGCCCACGACAATGGCCTGCGGATGACCGCACGGCTGCGAGACTTCGAGGTGAAGGATCTCCTCAGCTTAACGCAGTTCTTTGGCTTCCACACCGAGACGTTCTCTCTCGCTGTGAATTTCTTAGATAGATTCTTGTCAAAAATGAAG GTACAGCCTAAACACTTGGGCTGTGTTGGACTCAGCTGCTTCTACTTGGCTGTGAAGGCATCAGAAGAAGAGAGGAATGTGCCCTTGGCCACTGACTTAATCCGAATAAGCCAGTATAGGTTCACTGTTTCTGATATGATGAGAATGGAGAAAATCATACTGGAGAAACTGTGTTGGAAAGTCAAAGCTATAACTGCCTTCCAATTTCTACAGCTCtatcattcattcattcatgaGAATTTAAGCTGTGAAAG GAGAAAATACCTTAATTTTGAGAGACTTGAGACCCAGCTTAAGGCCTGTCACTGCAGAATCATGTTTTCTAAAGCCAAG CCTTCTGTCTTGGCACTGTCTGTTTTGGCACTAGAGATAGAGGAACAAAAACTGCTGGAGTTGACAGAGCCATTGGAATTTCTACAGTTACATTCCAAG ATAAGCAACAGAGAATTGACCTTCTGGAAGGAACTAGTATTGAAGTGCCTTACAGAATATTCCTCAAGCAAGTGTTCCAAACCAAATGTGCAGAAATTAAAGTGGATTGTGTCTGGACGTACAGCTCGGCAGCTTAAACACAGCTACTACAGAATAACACACCTTCCTACCATTCCAGAGAGCACCTCATAA